Within Equus quagga isolate Etosha38 unplaced genomic scaffold, UCLA_HA_Equagga_1.0 73442_RagTag, whole genome shotgun sequence, the genomic segment atggattttttttaccCAGCAGCTACCATGGCAGGACCTGGCTCTTGGACAACTTTCAAGAAACCTGCAATGAAACCATCAGCTGCAAAGCACCCAACTGTGAACAGGAACGGTGCACAGAGAATAGCTGTGTGCCAAGTGCCTGCCTCCCCAGAGTTGTCCACACAACTTGCTCTAATTCCAGGCTCTGTGAAAGGACAACATGTCAATCAGGAACTTCTTCTACAGTGTTGGAGTGTGTTTCTCAGCCTTGCCAATCAGTAAGCAGCCAGCAAATGGGTTCTGTAGTCCAGAGCTGCCAACCTGTGAGCTACGTGGCAAAGTGTTGTCCACCCAAGACTTCCGTGTCTACGAGTTGCCAAACTCTGGAATGTGAATCTAACC encodes:
- the LOC124234263 gene encoding keratin-associated protein 27-1-like yields the protein MLQSHCHSLKNFYNVPPLSAIVHSSKPISFEDGFFLPSSYHGRTWLLDNFQETCNETISCKAPNCEQERCTENSCVPSACLPRVVHTTCSNSRLCERTTCQSGTSSTVLECVSQPCQSVSSQQMGSVVQSCQPVSYVAKCCPPKTSVSTSCQTLECESNHYQSQSSESTSCRPLVYVAPGPQFLESSSNTYEPACCVTGGVQLPSK